In the genome of Chryseobacterium oryzae, one region contains:
- the mutS gene encoding DNA mismatch repair protein MutS, with protein MAKAAKKETPLMTQYNTIKAKYPDALLLFRVGDFYETFGQDAVKTSQILGIVLTKRANGEGHIELAGFPHHSVDSYLPKLVRAGIRVAICDQLEDPKSVKGIVKRGVTELVTPGVTFNDQVLTSKKNNFLLSLHKEKEKYGIALVDISTGEFLVSEGNLEKLLHIVSTFDPSEIIYQRSVQIPEQLKNKNVFKLEDWAYQYNFAYEKLTNHFKTNSLKGFGVENSQLAITAAGAIFAYLVEDTHHNLLAHITKIQVIPQEDYLMMDHFTLRNLEIVYPSNAKGKSLLDIVDKTSTPMGGRLLRRRIILPLKSVHEINRRLSLIDFLNENDHLKYEISVLLRSISDLDRLMGKLAAEKISPKELGYLRQSLINIQKIKYLLHPHADVLAWLEPINNLDELIVLLENHLNDELPVSLAKGNVIKENISVELDHLRGLQSKGRGFLDEMCQREIERTGISSLKIDFNNVFGYFIEVRNTHKDKVPAEWLRKQTLVNAERYITEELKEYENQILGAEEKISVLENELYRKVCSDTMIYIDKIQENSTIIAQLDVAVGLSELAVSESYTKPVLNENFSIDLKEARHPIIENALPLGEKYIPNDIFLDKYSQQIIMVTGPNMAGKSAILRQTAIVCLLAQIGSFVPAKHAEIGVLDKIFTRVGASDNISAGESTFMVEMNEAANILNNISERSLILLDEIGRGTSTYDGVSIAWAIAEYLHQHPTQAKTLFATHYHELNEMTVNFERIKNFHVSIQENKGNIIFLRKLVPGGSEHSFGIHVAKLAGMPSKVVNRANEILKTLEASRSQSGGSSESIKRVTEENMQLSFFQLDDPVLENIREELTKIDINTLTPIEALMKLNSIKKMIGG; from the coding sequence ATGGCAAAAGCAGCGAAAAAAGAAACCCCTTTAATGACTCAGTATAACACCATCAAGGCGAAATATCCGGATGCGCTTTTGCTGTTCAGAGTAGGTGATTTTTACGAAACTTTTGGGCAGGATGCTGTAAAAACATCACAGATTTTAGGAATTGTTTTAACGAAAAGAGCCAATGGAGAAGGGCATATAGAGCTTGCTGGATTTCCGCATCATTCTGTAGATTCTTATTTGCCGAAGCTTGTGAGAGCAGGGATTAGAGTTGCCATTTGTGACCAGTTGGAAGATCCTAAATCGGTAAAAGGAATCGTAAAGCGTGGCGTTACGGAACTGGTAACTCCGGGAGTAACGTTCAACGATCAGGTTTTAACATCGAAGAAAAATAATTTTCTTCTATCGCTTCACAAAGAAAAAGAAAAATACGGAATTGCTTTGGTAGATATTTCTACGGGAGAATTTCTGGTAAGTGAAGGTAATTTGGAAAAACTCCTGCATATCGTAAGCACGTTCGATCCTAGTGAGATTATTTACCAACGCAGTGTTCAGATTCCGGAGCAACTTAAGAATAAAAATGTTTTTAAGCTTGAAGATTGGGCTTATCAATATAATTTTGCATACGAGAAACTTACCAATCATTTTAAAACCAATTCTTTAAAAGGTTTTGGGGTAGAAAATTCTCAATTGGCGATTACAGCAGCAGGAGCTATTTTCGCTTATCTTGTGGAGGATACTCATCACAACTTATTGGCACATATTACCAAAATTCAGGTAATTCCGCAGGAAGATTATCTGATGATGGATCATTTTACGCTCAGAAATTTAGAAATCGTTTATCCGAGCAATGCCAAAGGGAAATCACTTTTGGATATTGTAGATAAAACGTCTACACCAATGGGTGGAAGGCTTTTAAGAAGAAGAATTATACTTCCTTTAAAATCGGTTCATGAGATTAACAGAAGGCTTTCTTTAATAGATTTTCTCAACGAAAACGATCATCTAAAGTATGAAATCTCTGTTTTGCTCCGTTCAATTTCAGATTTAGACCGATTAATGGGAAAGCTGGCTGCCGAAAAAATTTCTCCTAAAGAATTGGGATATCTTCGACAAAGTCTTATCAATATTCAGAAAATTAAATACTTACTGCATCCTCATGCAGATGTTTTGGCGTGGTTGGAACCCATAAATAATTTGGATGAACTCATTGTTTTACTGGAAAATCATTTGAATGACGAACTTCCCGTAAGTCTTGCCAAAGGAAATGTAATTAAAGAAAATATTTCGGTTGAGTTAGATCATCTTCGTGGGCTTCAAAGTAAAGGAAGAGGATTTTTGGATGAAATGTGCCAAAGAGAAATAGAAAGAACAGGTATTTCTAGTCTGAAAATAGATTTTAATAACGTGTTCGGATATTTTATTGAGGTCCGAAATACCCACAAAGACAAAGTACCTGCCGAATGGCTGAGAAAGCAAACGTTGGTGAATGCAGAGCGGTACATCACAGAAGAGCTGAAAGAATACGAAAATCAGATTCTAGGTGCAGAAGAAAAAATTAGTGTTTTGGAAAATGAACTTTACCGTAAAGTTTGTTCTGATACTATGATATATATTGATAAAATTCAGGAAAACTCTACTATCATTGCACAGTTGGATGTAGCTGTCGGATTATCTGAACTGGCTGTATCTGAAAGCTATACCAAACCGGTACTGAATGAAAATTTTTCTATCGATCTGAAAGAAGCAAGACACCCGATTATAGAAAATGCACTTCCGTTAGGTGAAAAGTACATTCCGAATGATATTTTTTTAGATAAATATTCTCAGCAGATTATCATGGTTACAGGACCCAACATGGCGGGGAAATCTGCCATTTTGCGTCAGACTGCAATTGTGTGTCTTTTGGCTCAGATAGGCAGCTTTGTACCTGCAAAACATGCAGAAATAGGAGTTTTAGATAAAATATTTACCAGAGTAGGAGCAAGTGATAATATTTCTGCGGGCGAATCGACTTTTATGGTTGAAATGAACGAAGCGGCGAATATTCTTAATAATATTTCGGAAAGAAGCCTGATTCTTTTGGATGAAATCGGACGCGGAACGTCTACCTACGATGGTGTTTCTATTGCATGGGCAATTGCAGAATACCTTCACCAACATCCTACACAGGCTAAAACTTTGTTTGCCACTCATTATCATGAACTGAATGAGATGACCGTGAATTTTGAAAGAATTAAAAATTTTCATGTTTCTATTCAGGAAAATAAAGGAAATATAATTTTCCTCAGAAAACTTGTTCCGGGTGGAAGTGAACACAGTTTTGGTATTCACGTAGCAAAATTGGCAGGAATGCCATCAAAAGTTGTGAACAGAGCCAATGAAATTTTGAAAACCCTTGAAGCAAGCCGTTCTCAAAGTGGAGGATCTTCAGAAAGCATTAAAAGAGTGACGGAAGAAAACATGCAGTTATCATTTTTTCAGCTGGACGATCCTGTTTTGGAAAATATTCGGGAAGAACTTACAAAAATCGACATCAATACATTGACGCCGATTGAGGCTTTGATGAAATTGAATTCAATTAAAAAAATGATCGGAGGGTAA
- a CDS encoding SufE family protein, translating to MTIKEKQQDIINEFAFLDDWEQKYEYIIDLGKELKGLSEDKKTDENLIKGCQSKVWIDAEFKDGKLFFDADSDGILPKGIVSLLISIYSGHSTQEILDSDFDFISEIGLQEFLSPSRANGLMAMTKQIKFYAVAYQLKS from the coding sequence ATGACCATCAAAGAAAAACAGCAGGATATCATTAACGAATTTGCCTTTTTGGATGACTGGGAACAGAAATACGAATATATTATTGATCTTGGAAAAGAGCTGAAGGGGCTGTCGGAAGATAAAAAAACAGACGAAAACCTCATCAAAGGCTGCCAAAGTAAAGTGTGGATTGATGCTGAATTTAAGGATGGAAAATTATTTTTCGATGCCGATTCGGACGGTATTTTGCCTAAAGGGATTGTTTCTCTTCTTATCAGCATTTACAGCGGGCATTCTACACAGGAAATTCTCGACTCTGATTTCGATTTTATTTCCGAAATCGGGTTGCAGGAATTTTTGTCTCCATCCAGAGCCAACGGATTAATGGCAATGACCAAACAGATTAAATTTTACGCTGTTGCTTATCAATTGAAATCTTAA
- a CDS encoding glycosyltransferase family 9 protein has protein sequence MTRILAYRFSAFGDVAMTAPVFREFLEQNPNVEIIMVSRKNFESLFSDIPNVIFHGIDVDDYKGFLGVRRLAKELLNLYKPNYIADLHDVIRSKILDKIYIRKGLKVFKINKGKEEKENLTNVWNLDKFQLKKTTERYADVFREMGFTVNLSHQLRPKTTQKKGIGFAPFAQHKGKMLPLEKSFELAKILAEKNTVYFFGGGKKEMETLEKWEQQIPNTQSLAGKLSLSEELNKISELEVMISMDSANMHLASIVGTRCISVWGSTHPFAGFLGFGQSENDVVQIKDLSCRPCSVFGDKECFRGDWACLEEIRIQQIIEKV, from the coding sequence GTGACCCGAATTTTAGCATACCGTTTCTCTGCTTTTGGTGATGTTGCCATGACAGCACCTGTGTTCAGGGAGTTTTTGGAGCAGAATCCTAATGTGGAAATCATTATGGTTTCCAGAAAAAATTTTGAAAGCTTATTCTCTGATATTCCGAATGTTATCTTCCACGGAATTGATGTAGACGATTATAAAGGTTTTTTGGGAGTACGCCGTTTGGCAAAAGAACTCCTCAATCTTTACAAACCTAATTATATTGCTGATTTGCACGATGTTATACGTTCTAAAATACTGGATAAAATTTACATCAGAAAAGGGCTAAAAGTTTTTAAAATAAATAAAGGAAAAGAAGAAAAAGAAAATCTTACCAATGTTTGGAATTTAGATAAATTTCAGCTTAAAAAAACTACAGAACGTTATGCAGATGTATTTCGTGAAATGGGTTTTACGGTAAACCTTTCGCACCAGCTTCGTCCGAAAACTACACAAAAAAAAGGAATTGGTTTTGCTCCTTTTGCACAGCATAAAGGAAAAATGCTGCCTTTAGAAAAGTCTTTCGAACTGGCAAAAATTCTGGCAGAGAAAAACACAGTTTACTTTTTTGGTGGCGGAAAAAAAGAAATGGAAACCCTAGAAAAATGGGAACAGCAAATTCCTAACACCCAAAGTTTGGCAGGAAAACTTAGCCTTTCGGAAGAACTGAATAAAATATCTGAGTTGGAAGTAATGATTTCTATGGATTCTGCCAATATGCATTTGGCAAGTATTGTGGGAACAAGGTGTATTTCTGTGTGGGGTTCTACCCATCCTTTTGCGGGGTTTTTAGGGTTCGGACAAAGTGAAAATGACGTGGTCCAGATTAAAGATTTAAGCTGCAGACCGTGTTCAGTTTTTGGAGACAAAGAATGCTTCAGAGGAGATTGGGCTTGTCTTGAGGAAATAAGAATTCAGCAAATTATCGAAAAAGTTTAG
- a CDS encoding glycosyltransferase family 2 protein, whose amino-acid sequence MKISVCIPVFNFDVRELITELKHQIQKDSLNAEIIVIDDASDSKFIQYNQEILNLCDGFVGLEKNIGRSKIRNLFLKYSHTDYLLFLDCDGQIISDDFLKKYFDFIELNLSSQVVYGGRIAPKKPLTPNNILRWRFAVERENLPLKKRIEKPYLSFQTNNFLISKNVFEEVPFNTSVKKYGYEDLIFAMDLKAKNIPIHHIENYILNNDVESNVVYLNKVAESIDNLALLLKDKTLHSKLSEIKIVKAYLFISKVPALKFAVAKILNSFEGYFIKNLRSQNPNLTFLDLYKLLLLIKRLS is encoded by the coding sequence ATGAAAATTTCTGTGTGCATTCCGGTCTTTAATTTCGATGTAAGAGAATTGATTACAGAATTAAAACATCAAATTCAAAAAGATTCTTTAAACGCAGAAATTATTGTTATTGACGATGCTTCAGACTCCAAATTCATCCAATACAACCAGGAAATTCTAAATTTGTGTGACGGTTTTGTCGGTCTTGAAAAAAATATAGGCAGATCAAAAATCAGAAATCTTTTTCTTAAATATTCGCATACCGATTACCTACTTTTTCTGGATTGCGACGGTCAAATTATTTCTGATGATTTTTTAAAAAAATATTTCGATTTTATAGAACTAAACCTCTCATCACAAGTCGTTTATGGAGGAAGAATTGCCCCTAAAAAACCTTTGACACCCAATAATATTTTAAGATGGAGGTTTGCTGTTGAAAGAGAAAATTTACCTTTAAAAAAAAGAATTGAGAAACCTTATTTAAGTTTTCAGACCAATAATTTTCTGATTTCTAAGAATGTTTTTGAGGAAGTGCCTTTTAATACTTCTGTCAAAAAATACGGATATGAAGATTTAATTTTCGCGATGGATTTAAAAGCCAAAAATATCCCGATTCATCATATTGAAAATTATATTTTAAATAACGATGTGGAATCTAATGTGGTTTATCTTAATAAAGTAGCCGAATCTATCGATAACCTTGCCTTATTATTGAAGGATAAAACGTTACATTCAAAATTATCCGAAATAAAAATAGTAAAAGCTTACCTGTTTATTTCTAAAGTGCCTGCATTAAAGTTTGCTGTAGCAAAAATCTTAAACAGTTTTGAAGGTTATTTTATCAAAAATTTACGTTCTCAGAATCCGAATCTTACGTTTTTGGATCTTTATAAGCTTCTCCTCCTTATAAAAAGATTATCATAA
- a CDS encoding 2TM domain-containing protein, which translates to METYINKEELAYQKAATRVKELKGFYGNLTSYCLVISFLAVLNLLTSPEYLWFLWPMLGWGIGIVAHAATTFGIGKEWEEKKINQLIQEEKNNSKSL; encoded by the coding sequence ATGGAAACTTACATCAACAAAGAAGAATTAGCTTACCAAAAAGCAGCCACAAGAGTTAAAGAATTAAAAGGGTTTTATGGCAACCTTACTTCATATTGCCTAGTAATTTCTTTTTTAGCGGTTCTAAATCTTTTAACTTCACCAGAATATCTTTGGTTTTTATGGCCAATGTTAGGATGGGGAATTGGCATTGTTGCACATGCCGCCACCACTTTCGGAATCGGAAAAGAATGGGAAGAAAAGAAAATAAACCAGCTTATACAGGAAGAAAAAAATAATTCGAAATCACTTTAA
- a CDS encoding 2TM domain-containing protein yields the protein MNYNIAQQRVKNLKSFYKNCMWFAIVAIIISGRGFVKCMTTDYTFHGSLILTIWAIILVVKAVKLFILNSSWEQKIIEQEMNTEKKY from the coding sequence ATGAACTATAACATCGCACAACAAAGAGTAAAAAATTTAAAATCATTCTATAAAAACTGTATGTGGTTTGCAATTGTAGCAATCATAATTTCGGGTAGAGGTTTTGTAAAATGTATGACCACAGATTACACTTTTCATGGCTCATTAATTCTTACAATTTGGGCAATAATTCTTGTAGTAAAAGCAGTAAAACTATTTATATTGAATTCTTCTTGGGAACAAAAAATTATTGAGCAGGAAATGAATACTGAAAAGAAATATTAG
- a CDS encoding LytR/AlgR family response regulator transcription factor, which translates to MIKTVIIEDEKPAARKLERMLGLFPDLQIVANLESVEEAVEWFSGNEHPQLIFSDIVLGDGLSFDIFDKIFTKAFIIYTTAFDQYTLKAFKLNSIDYLLKPIMEEDLQGAIEKFKSFIPSDQAIKSSDIKQLIKKEKTVLSRILVKIGYNLKIVQTQEVSCFFSENKIVYLQTQERIYPSDFTLDELEDALDEKKFFRVNRQYIINSDYIKNIHTSPNYKVELEFQPQEEITVSRDRVKDFKDWLVGN; encoded by the coding sequence ATGATTAAAACAGTTATTATTGAAGACGAGAAACCTGCCGCAAGAAAACTGGAAAGAATGTTGGGTTTATTTCCTGATTTACAAATTGTTGCCAATCTGGAATCAGTAGAAGAAGCAGTAGAATGGTTTTCGGGGAATGAGCATCCTCAGCTTATTTTTTCTGATATTGTTTTGGGCGATGGGCTTTCGTTTGATATTTTCGATAAAATTTTCACCAAGGCATTTATCATTTATACCACCGCCTTCGATCAGTATACTTTAAAAGCTTTCAAACTCAACAGTATCGACTATCTTTTAAAACCGATAATGGAAGAAGATCTTCAAGGTGCTATTGAAAAGTTTAAATCTTTTATCCCATCAGATCAAGCTATCAAATCGTCCGACATTAAGCAACTCATTAAGAAAGAAAAAACAGTTTTATCCAGAATTCTTGTGAAGATAGGATATAATCTTAAGATTGTTCAGACCCAAGAAGTAAGCTGTTTTTTCAGCGAAAATAAAATTGTTTATCTGCAAACTCAGGAAAGAATATATCCTTCAGATTTCACGTTGGATGAGTTGGAAGATGCTTTAGACGAAAAGAAATTTTTCCGGGTTAATCGCCAGTATATCATCAATTCAGATTATATTAAAAATATACATACTTCTCCCAATTATAAAGTGGAACTGGAGTTTCAGCCACAAGAAGAAATTACCGTTAGCCGCGACAGAGTGAAAGATTTTAAAGATTGGCTGGTAGGAAATTAA
- the mnmA gene encoding tRNA 2-thiouridine(34) synthase MnmA yields the protein MKVVVGLSGGVDSSVTAYLLQQQGHEVVALFMRNWNDASATLEDECPWIEDSNDALMVAQKLGIPFQVIDMSDLYKERIVDYMFDEYQRGRTPNPDVLCNREVKFDVFMKTAMSLGADKVATGHYARVNSTIDEDGKEIFHLLAGKDNNKDQSYFLCQLSQDQLSKALFPIGELTKPQVREIAKEIGLVTADKKDSQGLCFIGKVSLPQFLQQQLVPKEGEIVEIFKDSPIFAQKKPEFSSKQEELEFLSRKIHYQKTDGKVIGKHQGAQFFTIGQSKGLGIGGHKESCFIISRDMENNILFVGEGHQFPGLLKKALKIDNSELHWVREDLKLKNGESMEVLARFRYRQPLQKAVLYQFEDAFYIEFEELQSAIAEGQFASWYLDDELIGSGVIS from the coding sequence ATGAAAGTAGTTGTAGGCCTTTCCGGAGGCGTAGATTCTAGTGTTACAGCTTATTTGCTGCAACAGCAAGGGCACGAAGTCGTAGCTCTTTTTATGAGAAATTGGAATGATGCTTCGGCTACATTGGAAGATGAGTGTCCGTGGATAGAAGACAGCAATGATGCGCTTATGGTGGCTCAAAAGCTTGGAATTCCTTTTCAGGTAATCGATATGAGCGATCTTTACAAAGAAAGAATTGTAGATTACATGTTCGATGAATATCAGCGAGGAAGAACTCCCAATCCAGATGTTTTGTGCAACAGAGAAGTAAAATTTGATGTTTTTATGAAAACGGCAATGTCTTTAGGTGCAGATAAAGTGGCAACGGGGCATTATGCAAGAGTAAATTCTACCATTGATGAAGACGGAAAAGAAATTTTTCATCTTTTGGCAGGTAAAGATAATAATAAAGACCAGTCTTACTTCCTTTGCCAGTTAAGTCAGGATCAGCTTTCTAAAGCTTTATTTCCTATCGGAGAGCTTACAAAGCCTCAAGTAAGAGAAATTGCTAAAGAAATAGGTTTGGTAACCGCCGATAAAAAAGATTCGCAGGGTTTATGTTTTATCGGGAAAGTAAGTTTACCACAGTTTTTGCAACAGCAGTTGGTTCCAAAAGAAGGAGAAATTGTAGAAATTTTTAAAGATTCACCAATTTTTGCTCAAAAAAAACCCGAATTTTCTTCAAAACAGGAAGAATTAGAATTTTTAAGCCGAAAAATTCATTATCAAAAAACGGACGGTAAAGTTATTGGAAAACATCAAGGAGCACAGTTTTTTACCATTGGTCAAAGTAAAGGTTTAGGAATAGGAGGCCATAAGGAAAGTTGCTTTATCATCTCCAGGGATATGGAAAACAATATTCTTTTTGTAGGAGAAGGGCATCAGTTTCCGGGACTTTTGAAAAAAGCTTTAAAAATTGATAATTCTGAACTCCATTGGGTTCGTGAAGATTTAAAACTAAAAAATGGAGAATCTATGGAAGTTTTAGCAAGATTCAGATACAGACAGCCTTTGCAGAAAGCTGTTTTGTATCAGTTTGAAGACGCTTTCTATATAGAATTCGAAGAATTGCAGTCTGCAATAGCAGAAGGTCAGTTTGCGTCATGGTATTTGGATGACGAACTTATCGGAAGTGGTGTAATTTCCTAA
- a CDS encoding ATP-dependent Clp protease ATP-binding subunit, whose product MDYKFSQGLSQVFKQSKNEARRLKSEFLNTEHLLLGIIKTENSAKEILQNLNADLTQIRRKIETLNTASLNPISEEVTNISFTKMADHAVKRAELECRQYKTNEINTVHLLLGILYKYEDPTSTILGAYDVDYEGVSREYQKMLKNSGQTPRNSAYDDDDDKEEFEQMRKPTGNLGSAKSKTPTLDNFGRDLTALARDGKLDPVIGREKEIERVSQILSRRKKNNPLLIGEPGVGKSAIAEGLALRIQQKKVSRVLFGKRVITLDLASLVAGTKYRGQFEERMKAIMTELEKNRDVILFIDELHTIVGAGSSTGSLDASNMFKPALARGEIQCIGATTLDEYRQYIEKDGALERRFQKVMVEPTSIEETIQILNQIKDKYEEHHNVIYTPEAIAACVNLTSRYITDRFLPDKAIDAMDEAGSRVYIKNMKVPTAIIDFEKKIEEINELKQKAVKAQDYLEARKLKDEEERLQMELNSAQDQWDKDVKEKKETVSEENVAEVVSMMSGVPVTKVGKNELDKLAQMDEKLNGKVIGQEDAVKKVVKAIQRNRAGLKDPNRPIGTFIFLGTTGVGKTELGKVMARELFDSDEALIRIDMSEYMEKFAVSRLVGAPPGYVGYEEGGQLTEAVRRKPYAVVLLDEIEKAHPDVFNILLQILDEGHVTDSLGRKIDFRNTIIILTSNIGTRDIKDFGDGVGFGTNAKKTNSDSRARGTIENALKKAFAPEFLNRIDDIIIFNSLEKEDIKKIIDIELNKLYSRLEKLNYKVELTDNAKDFISEKGWDKDFGARPLKRAIQKYIEDLLAEMLVNKQLTEGETVVLDLNEAKDGLEGKTSKPKKSAEKSQS is encoded by the coding sequence ATGGATTATAAGTTTTCACAAGGTTTGAGCCAAGTGTTCAAGCAAAGCAAAAATGAAGCCCGAAGGCTGAAAAGTGAATTTCTTAATACAGAACATCTACTTTTAGGTATTATAAAAACAGAAAACTCTGCAAAAGAAATCCTTCAAAACCTTAATGCCGATTTAACACAGATCAGAAGAAAAATTGAAACTTTAAATACAGCAAGTCTAAATCCTATTTCTGAGGAGGTTACCAATATTTCTTTCACGAAAATGGCAGATCATGCCGTTAAACGTGCAGAGCTCGAATGCAGACAATACAAAACAAACGAAATTAATACTGTTCATTTGCTTTTGGGTATTCTTTATAAATATGAAGATCCTACTTCCACTATTTTGGGCGCTTATGATGTAGATTATGAAGGTGTGTCTAGAGAATATCAAAAAATGCTGAAAAATTCTGGACAAACTCCGCGGAATTCTGCTTATGATGACGATGACGATAAAGAAGAATTTGAGCAAATGAGAAAACCTACCGGAAATCTAGGTTCTGCAAAAAGTAAAACTCCAACGTTAGATAATTTTGGTAGAGATTTAACCGCCTTGGCAAGAGACGGAAAATTAGATCCGGTTATCGGTCGCGAGAAAGAAATAGAGAGAGTTTCTCAGATTTTATCGAGAAGAAAAAAGAACAATCCTCTTTTAATTGGTGAGCCGGGTGTTGGGAAATCTGCGATTGCTGAAGGTTTGGCATTGAGAATTCAACAGAAAAAAGTTTCCAGAGTTCTTTTCGGAAAAAGAGTTATTACCCTGGATCTTGCAAGTCTGGTTGCGGGAACCAAATACCGAGGTCAGTTCGAAGAAAGAATGAAAGCCATTATGACGGAACTCGAGAAAAACCGTGACGTAATTTTATTCATAGATGAGTTGCATACTATTGTTGGAGCCGGAAGTTCTACAGGAAGTTTAGATGCTTCCAATATGTTCAAGCCAGCTTTAGCAAGAGGGGAAATTCAATGCATTGGTGCGACTACTTTGGATGAGTACCGTCAGTACATCGAGAAAGATGGAGCTTTAGAAAGAAGATTTCAAAAAGTAATGGTGGAGCCAACTTCTATTGAAGAAACCATCCAGATTTTGAATCAGATTAAAGATAAATATGAAGAACATCATAATGTAATTTACACTCCTGAAGCTATTGCGGCGTGTGTAAATCTTACATCTCGATATATAACAGACCGTTTTTTACCAGACAAAGCTATTGATGCGATGGATGAGGCAGGTTCTCGTGTTTACATCAAAAACATGAAAGTTCCTACTGCAATTATCGATTTCGAAAAGAAAATTGAGGAAATAAATGAGCTAAAACAGAAAGCAGTAAAAGCTCAGGATTATCTTGAAGCCAGAAAACTGAAAGACGAAGAAGAACGTTTGCAGATGGAGCTTAATTCTGCTCAGGACCAGTGGGATAAAGATGTAAAAGAGAAGAAAGAAACGGTGTCTGAAGAAAATGTAGCAGAAGTTGTTTCTATGATGAGTGGCGTTCCTGTAACCAAAGTTGGCAAAAATGAACTCGACAAATTGGCTCAGATGGATGAAAAGCTGAACGGTAAAGTAATCGGTCAGGAAGATGCTGTGAAAAAAGTAGTTAAAGCCATTCAGAGAAACAGAGCCGGGTTAAAAGATCCAAACAGACCCATCGGAACTTTCATTTTCCTCGGAACAACGGGTGTCGGTAAAACAGAGCTTGGTAAAGTAATGGCAAGAGAGCTTTTCGATTCTGATGAAGCTTTAATAAGAATCGATATGAGCGAATATATGGAGAAATTTGCGGTTTCAAGATTGGTTGGTGCGCCTCCGGGATATGTTGGGTATGAAGAAGGCGGACAATTAACCGAAGCTGTACGAAGAAAACCTTATGCAGTTGTTCTTTTGGATGAAATTGAAAAAGCTCACCCGGATGTATTCAATATCCTGCTTCAAATTTTAGATGAAGGTCACGTTACAGATAGTTTAGGTAGAAAAATTGATTTTAGAAATACAATTATCATCCTTACGTCGAATATCGGTACAAGAGATATTAAAGATTTTGGGGATGGAGTAGGATTCGGAACAAATGCGAAGAAAACCAATTCTGATTCCAGAGCCAGAGGTACTATAGAAAATGCACTTAAAAAAGCATTTGCACCGGAATTCTTAAACAGAATTGATGATATTATTATCTTCAACTCTCTTGAGAAAGAAGATATCAAGAAAATTATTGATATCGAATTGAATAAACTTTACAGCAGACTAGAAAAACTGAACTATAAAGTTGAGTTAACAGATAATGCTAAAGATTTTATTTCTGAAAAAGGTTGGGATAAAGATTTCGGAGCAAGACCTCTAAAAAGAGCTATTCAGAAGTATATTGAAGATTTATTGGCAGAAATGCTGGTAAATAAACAATTAACTGAAGGAGAAACGGTAGTTCTTGATCTTAATGAAGCGAAAGACGGATTAGAAGGTAAAACATCAAAACCAAAAAAATCTGCTGAAAAATCTCAGTCTTAG
- a CDS encoding uroporphyrinogen decarboxylase, whose translation MNPDTATYIGYAASLFIVLSFILKDLTKIRIVNLIGCICFVIYGIFSGMLWPVIIPNGIICLVQIYHLIAAKNKHEQ comes from the coding sequence ATGAATCCTGATACCGCAACTTACATCGGTTATGCCGCTTCTCTTTTTATTGTTTTAAGTTTTATCCTGAAAGATTTAACAAAAATCAGGATTGTTAATTTAATTGGCTGTATCTGTTTTGTAATCTACGGTATTTTCAGCGGTATGCTTTGGCCGGTTATTATCCCCAATGGAATTATCTGTCTGGTGCAGATTTATCATTTAATTGCGGCAAAAAATAAACATGAGCAGTAA